From Rana temporaria chromosome 7, aRanTem1.1, whole genome shotgun sequence, the proteins below share one genomic window:
- the LOC120946210 gene encoding uncharacterized protein LOC120946210 gives MLLFLKNVMDVNSTASNISGSEEEVDSDAEDTIQEAAGDMPLSEANPSPEVNTNPATENTPRVPIRSVQTSRSKRHPKKKDMDAAMLTFMEDMRAMRKDVPERKDPFLDPTHVNANFLRNSLFFLDQVPDERKIEVHLAIGNFTGACVQAALAGEPMPVFTRQQQRPYQPEQTPQLHTYQQPFSSHHPRAPATTTQNLLPLLREPTNDSSTSQPTTSQPFTPYPYSPSPRPFYHQLP, from the exons ATGCtcctatttttaaaaaatgtcatggaCGTAAACAG CACTGCCAGTAACATCTCGGGGAGTGAGGAGGAAGTAGACAGTGATGCAGAGGATACCATTCAGGAGGCTGCGGGGGATATGCCATTGTCAGAGGCCAATCCAAGTCCTGAGGTGAACACTAATCCAGCCACCGAGAATACCCCACGTGTGCCT ATACGTTCTGTACAGACTTCAAGGTCTAAACGCCACCCGAAAAAAAAGGACATGGATGCAGCCATGCTCACGTTCATGGAGGACATGAGGGCGATGAGAAAGGATGTCCCTGAAAGGAAGGATCCGTTCTTGGATCCTACTCATGTCAATGCCAACTTTCTCAGAAACAGTCTGTTTTTCTTGGACCAAGTTCCGGACGAGCGGAAAATTGAGGTCCATCTTGCCATTGGCAACTTCACGGGGGCGTGCGTCCAAGCTGCTCTGgcaggtgaacccatgccggtgttCACAAGGCAGCAACAAAGGCCTTATCAACCAGAGCAAACACCACAATTGCACACCTACCAACAACCCTTTAGCTCCCACCATCCCCGTGCCCCAGCTACCACTACCCAGAATCTCCTACCCCTACTTCGAGAACCCACCAATGACTCCTCCACTTCCCAGCCCACCACTTCCCAACCTTTTACTCCTTATCCATATTCCCCTTCCCCTAGACCCTTTTACCATCAACTTCcttaa